From bacterium, the proteins below share one genomic window:
- a CDS encoding 6-carboxytetrahydropterin synthase codes for MRYRTGVAIEFSAAHFHGGAGPECARVHGHNYRVEAAVESGRLEAGMVLDFRVLREILREAVSGWTHRLLNDTAEFRDVLPTTENLARIVYEKSAAAAGRAGARLIRITVWEKNDCWASYGGEAGDART; via the coding sequence GTGAGGTACCGGACCGGAGTCGCCATCGAATTTTCCGCCGCTCATTTCCACGGCGGCGCCGGCCCCGAATGCGCCCGCGTTCACGGCCATAACTACCGGGTGGAAGCCGCGGTGGAAAGCGGGCGGCTGGAAGCAGGAATGGTTCTCGACTTCCGCGTTCTGCGGGAAATTCTGCGGGAGGCGGTTTCGGGTTGGACCCACCGGCTGTTGAACGATACCGCCGAATTCCGGGACGTGCTCCCCACCACCGAGAATCTGGCCCGGATCGTCTACGAGAAGTCGGCCGCCGCCGCGGGCCGCGCGGGGGCGAGGTTGATCCGGATCACGGTCTGGGAAAAGAACGACTGCTGGGCTTCCTACGGCGGGGAGGCGGGCGATGCGCGAACTTGA
- a CDS encoding fumarate hydratase C-terminal domain-containing protein, which yields MKEATSRRETPAVRMTAPPPPGRLEAVRAGTMVEITGILYSARDRALERLFAGEEPFPFDPRGQLIYFAGPTPGRPGRPVGAMGPTSSSRMGKYISFLLERGVRGIIGKGRLCPEGNRALRQGRGVYFLAVGGAGALLGRRVREAEPVAGRDLGPEAVHRLAVEKFPVIVAVDAEGNSLFKSVHAGGTRK from the coding sequence GTGAAAGAGGCAACCTCGAGAAGAGAAACGCCGGCGGTGAGGATGACGGCCCCTCCGCCCCCGGGGCGGTTGGAAGCGGTGCGGGCGGGGACCATGGTCGAAATCACGGGGATTCTCTATTCGGCCCGGGACCGGGCCCTGGAGCGCCTTTTCGCCGGGGAAGAACCGTTCCCGTTCGACCCGCGGGGGCAGCTGATCTATTTCGCCGGACCCACGCCGGGACGCCCCGGGCGCCCGGTGGGCGCCATGGGGCCCACGTCGTCCTCCCGGATGGGAAAGTACATCAGCTTTTTGTTGGAGCGCGGCGTCCGGGGCATCATCGGGAAAGGGCGCCTCTGCCCGGAAGGCAACCGGGCCCTGCGGCAAGGCCGGGGCGTTTACTTCCTGGCGGTGGGCGGGGCCGGAGCGCTGCTCGGGCGCCGCGTCCGGGAAGCCGAACCGGTCGCCGGCCGCGACCTGGGACCGGAGGCGGTGCATCGGCTGGCCGTGGAGAAATTTCCCGTGATCGTAGCCGTCGATGCCGAGGGGAACTCTCTTTTTAAATCCGTTCACGCAGGGGGGACAAGGAAATGA
- a CDS encoding fumarate hydratase codes for MRELEVSAVSGLVSGLVGRINLIADPEVMKIMADVRKGNGSLSGRLAGIHLDNAAAAAEDEVPVCQDTGMTVVFLEVGQDVHLVGGALEEAVNAGVREGTRTHRLRHSTVSDPLRRVNTGDNAPAVIHTRLVPGDRVRVVVTAKGFGSENASALGMLPPSAGRRGVIEFVLGAIREKGADACPPLVVGVGIGGTMEKAALLAKEALTLPLGRPHPDPFYQELEREILDGLNRLPVGMQGLGDGPTAMAVHILTYPTHIAGLPVAVNPSCHVYRHEEGVL; via the coding sequence ATGCGCGAACTTGAAGTCTCGGCCGTCAGCGGGTTGGTGAGCGGGTTGGTCGGCCGGATCAACCTGATCGCGGACCCCGAGGTCATGAAAATCATGGCGGACGTACGGAAGGGGAACGGCTCCCTCTCCGGCCGGCTGGCCGGCATCCACCTGGACAACGCCGCCGCCGCCGCGGAAGACGAGGTTCCCGTCTGCCAGGATACCGGGATGACCGTGGTTTTTCTGGAGGTCGGCCAGGACGTCCACCTGGTCGGCGGCGCCCTGGAGGAGGCCGTCAACGCCGGGGTGAGGGAAGGGACCAGAACCCATCGCCTTCGGCATTCGACCGTCTCCGATCCGCTGCGGAGAGTGAACACCGGCGACAACGCTCCCGCCGTCATCCACACCCGCCTGGTCCCGGGCGACCGGGTCAGGGTGGTGGTGACGGCCAAGGGGTTCGGAAGCGAAAACGCCTCGGCCCTGGGCATGCTCCCCCCCTCGGCGGGGCGTCGGGGCGTGATCGAATTCGTCCTGGGAGCCATCCGGGAAAAAGGCGCCGACGCCTGCCCCCCGCTGGTGGTGGGAGTGGGGATCGGGGGAACCATGGAAAAGGCGGCGCTCCTGGCCAAGGAAGCCCTGACCCTTCCCCTGGGGCGCCCCCATCCCGATCCGTTTTACCAAGAGCTGGAACGGGAAATCCTGGACGGCCTCAACCGTCTCCCGGTGGGGATGCAGGGGCTGGGGGATGGCCCCACGGCCATGGCCGTCCATATCCTGACCTACCCGACTCATATCGCCGGACTCCCGGTGGCGGTCAACCCCTCCTGCCACGTCTACCGCCACGAGGAAGGAGTGTTGTGA